The Lycium barbarum isolate Lr01 chromosome 11, ASM1917538v2, whole genome shotgun sequence genome contains the following window.
TCATTGAGATGCCAAAACTAAAGATTTAGCTGAGTACTAAACAAGTTCTCTGCGAAGGCATAGAAGTTTAAGAATTAAAAACATAGGGCAACATTGTTAGGGATTGGCAGAACACTTAGGTTTTCAAGTACCTGATATCCACCAACTAGATGGAGAACAACACATGCATTAGCAAAGTCTACAAGCCAATACGGTTCGTAGAAACCAAATCCTGTCAAGAGGTTCCCTGGTGTGGAATTACCAAAGGCTGCATAACCGAATCCCCCACAGCAAAGGTAGAAAAAAGTTGTAATACAGGCTGCCATTATCGAGACCTTCTTCATGGTGATCTTTTCTGGAGGAGGCGCCTTTAATGTGTCCTTCATATTTTTTGGAAGTTTTCATTAATTGCTTCAGTGTTGCTTAATGTAGTTTAAGAGTACATTCTTATTATGAGTTTTAAGTAATATGCACCGTTAGTGTAAATAATATTTACACCATCAGGTCATCTTTACCTGTTATAACACGCAACACATCTTATTTTCAATATTGCAAATCCCACATGTTAACGAGACTTACCAGTAGATGTCATTTAGATGACCTGATAGTAAAAGTTGTTTACAGTAACGGTGTATAAAACTTAAAACTCTCTTATTATTTGATGTAGAAAGCAAAATGCAGCACCTGAATCTCCAGAAATATAAGAGAGAATGGAAAGGCAAAGGCAATGTCCCCGAGCGCTTGAGCAACCAACCATACTTTCTCAGCAGCAGTAGAACTTGGCAGACCTCTAATGCTACCTTTGATTTCTCCATTTTCTGTATATCAAGATACCGGAGGCTGTTGTTATTGTGAAGATTTTGTGGCAATAAAATGACATGCAAAAAGGTAATCTACCTATTACTTGGGCTAAGCCAAGTGCTGATCCAATAATTGAATATGTGAAAGACATGACTGCAGCAACTATGGAGAGCCACTTCATATTCTGAAAGTCAGGAATTTGAGACGCTACAACTTGGATTAATCCAAATATTACCATATACCTAGTACTTCCATATCCACAGGTAGCTTCGTGACCTTGATCATGATAGCAGTTTGATTTCTGGATTGCTCTGGATACATTTAAAGGATGTGCTATTAATATCACCTATTAGAAATAACCCTTCCTAATGTACTTCTAATAGGTGTTAAAACATTAAGAAAAAGCAAGAGAGGGAAAACATTAAGAATAAGCAAGATAGAGAAATAGATAATTTGAGAATGTGTGAAAGTAATCACTCTCGGCCCTTATATAATTATACTATAAGTTGTCAGATAGTATGGAATATAGGAGAAACCAAACAACAATTAGATAAGCAGCAAAGCTCATAAAGGAAAGTGCAGAAATTGTTGAAAGGAGACATTGTCAATACCAGTGAGATAGACGATTATAGACATACCGTATGCTGATAGCAGATGTAATAGTATATACAATTGGAACCTTGATGAAGTTTGTACGAACAATAATTCCACAAAGCCAAGCGTTTCTTTTTCCTGAGATACAAGAAGAAAAGAATTTGCTGTGTAAGCCCAAGTACTTAACAACTATTTTGAGTTCAGTAAGGTAAGTAGAAAATTGCTGCCAAGCCAAGTTCTACAAAAGGGCAGTAAATTTCTGCTATGTTGCATTAACTATTCAGTTGGTGCTCcaattaagggtgtgtttggtatggaggaaaatattatccaaaaatgttttctaattttctcatatttggttagttaaaatttttggaaaatattttctctaggaaaacaagttccttaaaaacgAGGAAAATGACTTTCTTAGTGGAAATAGGACAAACAAGTTTCATAAGTGACATTCCACAGTAATTGTCTACTCCCCACGCTCTAACACACCCCATCCCCACCACGCTCACAGCCTTACCCTCCACCCCCATATACAAATGCTTTTGTCATAATAATTTTCTGCTTAATTAACAAACCAGAAAATAAGTAAGCTCACTTATTttccaggaaaacattttccttcataccgaacacccTAAAGGAAAGCTAATGTTCTACTGAACTGAAAAAAGTGCAGGACATAAGACTTTTCTAATTTCACCTTGCTTGAAATTCTCACCTAAAATCTTTTGTACAGCATCAAGATAACAACCATTCTTATCAGGGCCAGTTTCTGGATCAGGAGACTTATAGCAGTTGCTTAGAAGAAATGCAGAAGTAAGACTAACACATGCAAATAAGAGCATGGTCATTGGACCAGCAATCCATCCTAATTGTGCCATGCTCCATGCTAGTGATAGAACACCAGAACCAACTGCTGCTGTAATTATATGTGCCAAAGCTGTCCATTCATTTCCTGATTTCTCATGATGAGTACACATACTAGCTTCAGTAAGTATCATCTACTTGTACAGGTTACAATTTTTGCAAGAAATTAGTAGAAACTAATACTCTCTCTGTGCCAATTTATATGGCACACTTTCCCTTTTAATCTGTCCCAAAAGAATATCacctttatatatttagaaacaatttaatgaTTTTACGCCATACAAATATCTAGGGCTTGTTTggaccataaattttaaaagtttcttttctttcttaaacttcgtgcctaatTAAAtggccacataaattgggacggaagagCAGTAAATTATCTTCCCAGTTTGTTTGAAAAGGTGAGAAAAGATCAAGATTACGTACTGTTTAGCCAACCTTTcaaaatctgcttattttgaaaaaGTACTTTCTCCAGAGAGTAGCAATTTGtgtttgaaaaacatttttgcaATCTGTGCTTTGCCAAGGTTTCAAAAAGTGTTTCCGGGAAAAACTATTTTTTGCGGCTTCTgaaaaataattattcaaaagAAATTTTCCTAAATGCTCGGACAAACGCCTCACTCCCtaaaaaaataagcactttttaaATAATAAAACTTTTGACTTCCCAAAAGTTTAGCCAAACATGTTATACACCTTTTAAGACAAATCTCCTTGAATAAGCAGAGATGGGATAGCACTAGTTGCAGAGGACAAGTTAAATCAAGATTCTTGAGATGGGTTCACTTATGGACCCAATATGTTATTGTAATTTGTCAAGACTTGAACTTTCTTGTAAAATGGTAAAGTGGGGATAAAGGGGGTTGAAGAAGAGAGGAAAAAATGAAGTTTGAGACAAGAAAAGAAAGCTGCCAAAAACATGACTTTATAGTACAGTGGGAAAAAGAGCAGTGATATGTAATAATTGAAGAAGAAACATAGTACCAGTTCTTTTGAAGGCAGGTTTAAATGATggggaagaagaagaagcatAATTTGGGTCCAAAAATGGCAATTGTGAATCAACTTCTTCATCAACTACCATATTTCTGGTAATTCCAAGATTCTTGGAAAGTTTCTTTCTACAAATTTGTTTAGTACTCACTGTGTTACTAATAGAGATAATAATAATAGCACTTTTAACAGGGATAATAGCATTTTTAGCCCCTTTGTTTTAGCAATTTTTGATTTTGGCATTTATGCAATTGACTAAGAACATAaactatttaattaattaaaatgtgttTTTTAATTCCCTTGCGTGTAATTTATGTTATATGTGGACCACATGCGAATCTAAAATTTAAGTTTTATGTGTTTAAccgttaaaaaatttaaaattaaaccTGCTATATTGTCAAAATATAGGTTCAAATCCACTATTTATTGCtcttttaataaatttttatacatAAGTTTATCTTCTGCATCAAAAGTTTGGATTCAGATGAACTCGAAGATGCATTTGCTCCTAATCTGGATTATTGTCAAAACTATGTTACCGTCACATATGAAGTAATATTACAAGCTTAACGCAATACATGAGTAATTACGTAGTGGTGGAACGAttaataattatgataaatttCAGAATATTCACTAGCAGAAAAGATCTAAAATGTATATTTCTATTGATCGAAGTTAAATGCGTTTAGTCATATATTATAAGGACCAAAATTCAGAATATACTCTACAACTGAGGGAGCAAAATTGTAATTAGTCCTTTTTAATATTTCAAAGAAATGGACATATgttcattttttaaaattatgtaaTTCTATCATTTCTATTCGACCTTAGTGGAGTAGCCTATTTTCTAAATTGAAAAGGAAAGGCTACTACTTTTTTGATGACAGATTCATTGGTGCCTATCAACATCTTTGAAACGTCTCGTCTAATAATCAATTTCAGTGTTTGGTTTTACCCGCAAACCTTCAAGCAGTAGCTTTcaatctttctttttttatattcaGTACACAGCACTTAAAATTTGCACAATAATCTAGATAtttttataagaaaaaaaaacaaaaaaagaggtTCAAGAGTAACAATCACTGATATTCTTCCATAATTACTCTCCCTCCTTtttggaaaaaagaaaaggacgccAAACGTATAATAGAGCTTATATAATACGCCAACAAGACATAACAGGCGTGATCATTATTCTTACGTATTCATGGGTATTGTTCTAAAAGTTCCGTTTGTAATGTGTTAGTGTGTATCATCTTAGGAATTTAATTTGTAATGTGTTATTTGCATTGTCCAATGAAAATTGTTTGTAATTGTATCCTTTTATTTGtctaataaaaatattttgaaaatcacAACATGATGTGTGTTATGTGTAGTTTTGGTAATTATTGATTACTTTAAAAAAATCATAAAGTCCAAATTTTAACATGTTTGTCATAAAAATTTATAGTAATTGCAAAACAAAAATGCACATCTTAATGTCCAAAAAATAATTATGATGAGACTATATATTTTATGTACTAAATGAGATTTGTAAATCACATTTGAAGAATGACATGAAATAAGCTAATTTGTTGCAATGCAAAAAGTCTGTAGCATGTATACAAGCAATGAAAATATAGTCTTTGGCTTAAAAATCTTACCACTATTTACTAGCAAGATTATTGAGAATCAAAGAAGAGATCTTTACATTTAAGCTAATTTAGCACTAACTATCCCCTCAATTGATCCAATCAAGCCCAGTACAGATACAATCAAGCAGATCATACTGAAACCTTCAAGAAGTAGCCATTTTTTTGTCCAAGCTCCAATTTTCCTTTGCACAATGTACATTTCCACTGGGAAATATATGGTCATAGGCCAAAAGTTCAATGCTCCCAAGATTCCTAATACCTGATTGAAATATGGAAATGCCATTGCTATTGCTGTTGTAGATATAACATATAAAGTCCGAAAACATAACCGAAAAAGGTTCAACTGAAGAGCTGGTAACACTGGGAGTTTGATCGCGTAGAATTGATTCACGAATCTGTTTTCCGGGTACTTCTGAGTTGTCCATTTTTCTACAAATGCAAACACTGGCTGGCTGTATACCTAAGGAACAAACGAGCATTTCGTTCGTGTTAAgttaaaattttcataaaccaagCACTATAAAAAGATCAGGAACTTAGCTGCAAACTTCATC
Protein-coding sequences here:
- the LOC132616578 gene encoding probable amino acid permease 7 isoform X2 gives rise to the protein MAQLGWIAGPMTMLLFACVSLTSAFLLSNCYKSPDPETGPDKNGCYLDAVQKILGKRNAWLCGIIVRTNFIKVPIVYTITSAISIRAIQKSNCYHDQGHEATCGYGSTRYMVIFGLIQVVASQIPDFQNMKWLSIVAAVMSFTYSIIGSALGLAQVIENGEIKGSIRGLPSSTAAEKVWLVAQALGDIAFAFPFSLIFLEIQDTLKAPPPEKITMKKVSIMAACITTFFYLCCGGFGYAAFGNSTPGNLLTGFGFYEPYWLVDFANACVVLHLVGGYQIFSQPLFADIERWFARKFPESKFVHKNHTLKPLLMLPLKFNFMRLVFRTAYVALITGIAVLFPYFNQVVGVSGAITFWPIVIYFPVEMYLTQKKTEIWKTKAIVLRVYTMVCLVVIFYAFVGSIRGVIVARFR
- the LOC132616578 gene encoding probable amino acid permease 7 isoform X3, with the translated sequence MVVDEEVDSQLPFLDPNYASSSSPSFKPAFKRTGKRNAWLCGIIVRTNFIKVPIVYTITSAISIRAIQKSNCYHDQGHEATCGYGSTRYMVIFGLIQVVASQIPDFQNMKWLSIVAAVMSFTYSIIGSALGLAQVIENGEIKGSIRGLPSSTAAEKVWLVAQALGDIAFAFPFSLIFLEIQDTLKAPPPEKITMKKVSIMAACITTFFYLCCGGFGYAAFGNSTPGNLLTGFGFYEPYWLVDFANACVVLHLVGGYQIFSQPLFADIERWFARKFPESKFVHKNHTLKPLLMLPLKFNFMRLVFRTAYVALITGIAVLFPYFNQVVGVSGAITFWPIVIYFPVEMYLTQKKTEIWKTKAIVLRVYTMVCLVVIFYAFVGSIRGVIVARFR
- the LOC132616578 gene encoding probable amino acid permease 7 isoform X1 yields the protein MVVDEEVDSQLPFLDPNYASSSSPSFKPAFKRTGNEWTALAHIITAAVGSGVLSLAWSMAQLGWIAGPMTMLLFACVSLTSAFLLSNCYKSPDPETGPDKNGCYLDAVQKILGKRNAWLCGIIVRTNFIKVPIVYTITSAISIRAIQKSNCYHDQGHEATCGYGSTRYMVIFGLIQVVASQIPDFQNMKWLSIVAAVMSFTYSIIGSALGLAQVIENGEIKGSIRGLPSSTAAEKVWLVAQALGDIAFAFPFSLIFLEIQDTLKAPPPEKITMKKVSIMAACITTFFYLCCGGFGYAAFGNSTPGNLLTGFGFYEPYWLVDFANACVVLHLVGGYQIFSQPLFADIERWFARKFPESKFVHKNHTLKPLLMLPLKFNFMRLVFRTAYVALITGIAVLFPYFNQVVGVSGAITFWPIVIYFPVEMYLTQKKTEIWKTKAIVLRVYTMVCLVVIFYAFVGSIRGVIVARFR